CATTACAGCGACATGAACCAGTTAGAGATGTCAGGAATAACATCAGACGCTCACGACGCAGTTAATACGTGTGATTAAATAAAGGAAGCAGCAGAACAAGGGGGAGATGGATCCTGTGCTGCAGTGGAGTGAGTCACGATGGTGAAACACCTCTGGTGGTTACTTCAACACGTACAGCTACATACGTGAGGTGCTGGCGTTCATGCACCTCACACGCCAAGGATCGTGTAAAGAACATACCGGCTgttcttatttttctgtgtaacacTGGGTAAAAAACCATTCAGTGTTTACTGGGCTTGACTGAAAAGACCCTCctgggttcataaatgtttaaattaccacaaataataaaaaagtttgctgctatattgtggaatttcgtttttcacaagtggtcctggaacgcattaactgagagtaacgagggattactgtatgacAGGATGCTTTGACACAACgtagaaagaagaaaagtcaGTGTaagaagtgaaaacacacaagctAAATATAGCAGGACGGGCTAAGATAATTGGGAAAAGGtgggaagaaaacaaaagcaggaagtgagCAGCAAATAATCCgataaaacaagaacaaaagctAAAACCGAACGGTGAGGTTTACGGTGGAGAAACATAGGATTCGGTAGAATTTGTCTATTACTTTGGTTTCTTCAAATTCCCCAAACTTTATGGAAATGCAAAAGTAAATTGTGAAAAAATGCAGCAAAGCGTTACTTATTTTCTAGCTCAACTTTCACACTATTCCTTATCCATTTCTGTTAATGTGTGAAAGCGTGTGCCGAAAAACTAGCAAGATCCATTTGGAGTTTGTTTTGTGAAGCCTCCCCTTGGATAACCAAAATCTTACCGGtatcaccactgtctcaaatGTGACATACAAAAATTAAGTACCGGTatatacaataaaaatgtgACTACTCCTGTATTACAgatttattgtaaatatatacTCATTATTTGGAACTGTACAAAGTTGGTTGGCCCCACGCAAAACATCCGTATCAAAACTTTATTCAGAGAACCTTTTCTGGACTAACACAAGCCatgcttttgtttgttcttttaacTTTTGGATGCAATGCAGATCATTCCAGAATCCACATTTCATCTTTCATGCACTTTTACATCAAGCAGCACTTCTGCTCCTTCAAGGCGTACAAAGACAAGATCTGAAGTAACATCTGCTCACTTCGCCACAGAATAAAGGAGTGTAAGACAGGAATATGACGAAGACAGTGAGCAGAACATTAACAGTGGAATTTGTTCAGAGCAGGAGCGACGACAAGCAGAGCCATGCCGAAGGGCTTTTATCTACTGACAGCCTGAAAGTGACCTGGAGGCAGAAGGATGAGATTAGAACAACTCAcccaacagaacaaaaacaaactggacacttttctgcattttttttaaagttgcaaGATCAAATTAAAACACGCTGTGAATCGCAGAGTAAAAAGATCACTGGATAAATACTCACAGGTCTGCTGCTGTCCAAAACAATGCTATTATGGAATGTGCATGAAATATTCAGTTGCTATAGTGATACATTAATTCCCATCCCTTACGTTATAACATCACTTTGTCATCCATAAAGTGAACAATTCTACATGTGATTAGGCCACAATTCTGGTTTCCTCGTGTTCCAtattaaagttaatttaatcAGAAAACACAGTCGTGACTTCTCTTTGGGTTGTAAGTGCTTCTTTTGTTTAGAacaataaattacaataaattcCTTGTGTTTCTTTGTAGTTTTTAACCTGACTAAAAGCCGCGCTGGTCTCTGGAAGTAAATCAGCATGTTTTAAAAGAGATTTTTCACAAagcctcattttatttttctacaaacttttttttttaacgtgatCCTCATATGAGGAGTCAATGGATGCGCGGTGAAGAACCTACAAGCTGCTGTGGGGTTATTAAAGGTCAGCTGTATCCAGCCCAGAATGTATTTCAGCAAACAACTGAacatctcctcatcctcccctaCATCAGTTTGATTTGACCATTCAGGGCTGCTGTAGACACACGGCGGTGAAGCGTGATGAAGTAAAAATATATAACGATTATTTTCTATGTATGCTGATAAACTTAATCCTACACACTGGATCTTTGAGgagtaaaacacaaacactggatGGTGAGAAAACCAATAATCATAAGGAAAGCTGGGGAACTTCAGGAACTGTTGGGGAACAAAAAGtctcaaatcaaacacacagcagcttgtTCAGGAAAAGAACAGAGAAAACCATGCAAGCACAGAATGAAAACGGTTTATTGAACTAAATTCGGAATGTAATAAAGATTCTTCCTGGAAAGGAACAAACAAACGGAAATCGGACCTGGGGAACAGTTTGTATAAACCTTTCTGTAAACCTACAGAAAGCCTCGTGTTTCCGGCGCCGCTCTTCACTTCGCAGGAAAACAAAACCTAAAGGAGGAGCCGTGAGGAGGCGACGCATCtatgaggggtttttttttctacagtgaCGTTCCGTTGTACCAGCACGTCGATCGCTTTAACGTTCTGCTCGCTGCTCGGGCGGCAGCTCGCCCGCGTGGAAATGTTTTTCTACAGCTGCAAGCTCTCTGAATAAAATAACTGATGTTTGTTCGTAAATaaaaacaccaccaccaccaagaaaacaaaaaagatacaACAGTTTGTTCGTGTTGGGAAACTTAAAGTAGCTGGATGACTGATCTTCTGCCGGGACGGTTCGGTTGGTGGCTTTTTGCTCCGCTTTGAGCAGACgtggttctggttctcctcCGTCTGAACGCTACACGGCTCATTCCACTTTGCTGTAGTCGTTCACGTGGCCCAGGACCTTCTTCCTCTGTCGGATCATGTGGAAGTAAAGCTGGGGGAAGACTGAGGGGAGGGCAGAGCAACATCAGCGTGACACGTACAAACGTTCTGCTCTGAAATCTACTCTTGACTGCTGAACACATGCTAACAGCTAAATGACAACCAGCACACATCTACCTTTAACCAACGGAATTGTGCTTTCAATTACTTTATCCATAGATTATCCACTCCCTGGATTAATGGGGTGTGTTCCATTATGTTCAAGAAGACCCTAAAGGAAGTTTTAACCCTCTTATCCATATTCTTTGTGGCACACCTTAAGTCAACATCCTGCCTATAAAGTGGAATTATAAATATATGACAAGGAAGGAGCCGGTCAGGATGAAGGAGCCATCAGGTCTTACCTCATACTCAAATGAAATGACATCTGTGTTACgcaaaaacaagaacacaaactCCGCTCTACTTACGGGGAATGTAGGAGATCATGACGAGGATGAGGAAGGAGTAGTAGTCGAAGGAGAAGTTGTACTTGTTGGGCAGAGTGACGGAATACAGGCCCGTCTTCTGCACGTACGGCAACGCTGCGTAGATGGTCAGCAGCTCCCCGGTAACGCCCATGGGATACAGCACGATGAAGAAGGTGTACCTGCAGCAGGGAGGAAGATTAGACCAGTGGCAGCAAACACGTTTGAGttaggaaagaaagaaattgagGAAAGaagaatgtttttgtcaaaatctGTCGTTTTAAATGGCCACTGAAGTTACTTTAATaggtaaaataaacagaaaaataacattaaaaccaCACAAATAAATCCACCCGCAGAGCAGGAAACACTCTCCCCATCAGGCTGACGCCTACCTGGCCCATTTGATCAGGTACGGCAGGTGATTGAGCAAACTGAAGGTGTAGAAGGAGTAGCGGATGATCTCTGTGATCGTCCAGGCCGTGACAAACAGCAGCACGCTGTCGTCGCTCTGCACCTGCGGGGAACGAACGCAAAGCATTATGGGAGGACGACGGATGGGAACGGGGACGGGCGAGCAGGCTTTCCATGCTGTTTGGGTCAGATCACACCGCAGGCAGGCGCTCACGATCCTCGGATATTATGGTGAAACAGATGCAAATACGAGGTTAAGAAGAGAACAGAACAGTTTAAATCCAGCGTCCGCAAAGAGaaaggggctgatgggaaatgtCAGTGCAGCGTCTCAGAACAGGCGCACGCAGGAAACCAGTACAGACAGACGTTATTCACCACACCGAAGTTCAACACATTAATTCCTGCAACCCTACAAGCAAGACCGTCTGACTTTACTCACTGGTTTACTTCTCTGCCATCTATCAACGGGGCAAACGGAACGTCAGCCGGTCACTTTTTACTTTACACCAATCCATGTTCATTCAGATCCATTTAACCGGCCTGTTTAAAGCAGGGCCGGTTGGGGCCGGTCGAAAACTCTCACCTCCCTGACGCTGTGTGTGACGGCCCAGGTGAGGAAGACCCGGGACATGACCTGGAACCCGGTCAGGACCACAGAGGACGGGACGATTCCTGAGACACGgaacaaaagacacacacatgtatagaGGAATGTGAAGGAACGCGTGTTGATTTCTGTAGACGTTCACCGGTCGTGATGTGAAActccaaatgaaaaatatgcCATGAAAATGATCGATTTCTATCGAGGTGATCATTTTAGTCGAGAACTGaatgcttatttattttatttcagttgttgATATTTGTATCCTTGTTGCCGTTTTACTTTAGGAAAAACCCTGAAATACTTTGAGGCCGTAAAAATGAACAATGACTCGACTAGATGGCAGACCAGAACCTggtgctgtgtgagtgtgtgtgtgtgtgtgtgtgtgtgtttgccaagTGGACGGCAGCTGCAGGAGGCCGAAGCCAGCTCCCATTAATCCTTGATAATGAAGGGAATGGACTGTGAACCAGCGGAGAAGCtgctatggggggggggggggcagaaggtgggggtggggtcttTCTCTCTCCAAACACATTAGCACTGTGAGAGCAAACAGcgactccgccccctcctcgGTAAACACTTCAGGTGCGACGGGCTTCCGTTTGTCTGGGCGTACAGGTAAAACCTCGGTTTCTGACCACAgttcgttcctgaaggctgttcgaatagcgatttgttccaaatacatttttcccactacaaataatgtaaatggtcttaatccgttccaagactcTAGAAAACGaaattttttcaacataatatccattcattttctgccgctgtatccacaTACTATGTGTTATtacataatgtcatttatatatcaaattgtctAGTaaggaaacatatcaaagaaatgtaaaagaaagaagcaaacacgagaaagtgTTAAGTACGATCCTGTGactcttattttgggacttctTGTTGTACCCAGAAGTG
This window of the Antennarius striatus isolate MH-2024 chromosome 12, ASM4005453v1, whole genome shotgun sequence genome carries:
- the hacd2 gene encoding very-long-chain (3R)-3-hydroxyacyl-CoA dehydratase 2 translates to MSAAAAGTSKAVHGDVAAKKKKGPGALATAYLVIYNVVMTAGWLVIAVGLVRAYLARGSYHGLYYSIEKPLKFFQTGAILEIVHCAVGIVPSSVVLTGFQVMSRVFLTWAVTHSVREVQSDDSVLLFVTAWTITEIIRYSFYTFSLLNHLPYLIKWARYTFFIVLYPMGVTGELLTIYAALPYVQKTGLYSVTLPNKYNFSFDYYSFLILVMISYIPLFPQLYFHMIRQRKKVLGHVNDYSKVE